In Gimesia panareensis, the genomic window AAGATGTTTACTGTGAAAAACCGTTAACGCTGACGATCGACGAAGGAAAGCTGATCGAAAAGATCGTCAAGCAGACCGGTCGCGTCTTCCAGGTAGGTACGATGCAGCGGTCCGAATCGGGACAGCGGTTCCTGCAGGCCATCGCGCTGATTCGCGACGGGCGTATCGGCAAAGTCAAAAAAGTGACCTGCGGCATCAACGGGATGGAAGCCTCTCCCGTGATTCCCAAAACCGAAGTTCCCGAAGGTCTGGACTACGAATTCTGGCTGGGACCGGCACCGAAGGTACATTATCGTGCCCTGCCTGAAATGCGTGAAGGTTATGGTGGAGGCGTGCCGCTCTACAGCAACTGTCATTACTCCTTCCGTAACTGGCACGAGTACTCCGGCGGCAAGCTGACCGACTGGGGCGCGCATCATGTTGACATCGCCTGCTGGGCTCTGGGTGCCACCGACACGGGACCAAGCAAAGTATCTCCGGTAGAATACAAGCTGCCGGTGGAATACAAGGACGGTTATCCGGTCGTCGACGATCAGTACAACGCCGCCACCAGCTTCAAAATCAGGGTCGATATGCCCGAAGAAGTGGAAATGATTATCACCAGCGAAGGGGATAACGGCATTCTCTTCGAAGGGACCAAAGGCCGGTTCTTCGTCAACCGGGGTAAGATTACCGGTGCACCGGTTGAAGCCCTCAAAGACAACCCGCTGCCGGAAGGCGCCATCGAAGAAGTCTATGGCGGCAAGGTGAGTGAGAATCACACCGCCAACTTCATCGAAGGGATGAAGTCCCGCAAGCAGCCGATTTCGGATGTCTGGTCTCATAACCGGATGCTCGAAATCTGTCACCTTTCGAACATCGCCATGCGTCTCGGCCGCGATCTCAACTGGGATCCGAAGAAACGCGAGATCGTCGGCGATGATCAGGCGAACTCGTTCCTCTCCCGCGAATACCGCAAGGGATATGAGATCAACATGTAATCCCGGTTAAAACAGGGAAACAGACTCGACCGGAAGTATGTGCAACCGCACTTTCCGGTCGAGCGTCTCCTCGTCGATAGTGACCTGGTTTGCTGTTTCAACAG contains:
- a CDS encoding Gfo/Idh/MocA family protein, translating into MSTSQKISRRNFIQGVAFAGAAGILSPSLNRAMGYESPNERPVFATIGLRNQGWAITNKSTKFADFAALADVDANVLGANVEKLEKKQKKKPDAYKDYRKVLDRQDIDAVMIATPDHWHTKVAVEAMLAGKDVYCEKPLTLTIDEGKLIEKIVKQTGRVFQVGTMQRSESGQRFLQAIALIRDGRIGKVKKVTCGINGMEASPVIPKTEVPEGLDYEFWLGPAPKVHYRALPEMREGYGGGVPLYSNCHYSFRNWHEYSGGKLTDWGAHHVDIACWALGATDTGPSKVSPVEYKLPVEYKDGYPVVDDQYNAATSFKIRVDMPEEVEMIITSEGDNGILFEGTKGRFFVNRGKITGAPVEALKDNPLPEGAIEEVYGGKVSENHTANFIEGMKSRKQPISDVWSHNRMLEICHLSNIAMRLGRDLNWDPKKREIVGDDQANSFLSREYRKGYEINM